One stretch of Streptomyces agglomeratus DNA includes these proteins:
- a CDS encoding IS630 family transposase, giving the protein MVSRGPGAVEVVLSAEERAELARWAAGGAVSARVAERARIILACAEGGSNTAVAADFGVSTETVRKWRSRFAVRRMAGLVDEPRPGRRKPELVLSEAERAELTRWVRRATTAQFLALRARIVLRCAEGGTNKEVAAELGVAPGTVNRWRSRFIRLRLDGLIDEPRPGRPPSILLDQVEDVLTATLESTPGKDTHWSRASMAKHSGLSKSTIGRIWKKFDIKPHLQDAFKLSTDPQFVAKVVDVVGLYHNPPEKAVVLCVDEKSQIQALDRSQPVLPMMPGMPERRTHDYYRHGITSLFAAFNIADGSVISALHRRHRAIEFKKFLTRIDKVVPAGLDVHLVCDNYATHNTAEIKTWLGKHPRFHIHFTPTGSSWMNQVERWFGLLTDKLIRRGVHTSVKALEQDITAWIEGWNENPRPFTWTKTADEILNSLADYLTKINP; this is encoded by the coding sequence ATGGTGTCTCGGGGTCCTGGTGCTGTCGAAGTCGTGCTGTCTGCCGAGGAGCGGGCGGAGTTGGCGCGTTGGGCAGCGGGTGGTGCGGTGTCGGCTCGTGTGGCGGAGCGGGCCCGTATCATCCTGGCCTGTGCCGAGGGCGGCTCCAACACCGCTGTGGCGGCAGACTTCGGGGTGTCCACGGAGACGGTGCGTAAGTGGCGCTCGCGGTTCGCGGTCCGGCGGATGGCGGGCCTCGTGGACGAGCCTCGGCCGGGTCGGCGCAAACCGGAACTGGTACTCAGCGAGGCTGAGCGTGCGGAGCTGACGCGCTGGGTGCGGCGGGCGACGACCGCGCAGTTCCTGGCGCTGCGGGCGAGGATCGTGCTGCGGTGTGCGGAGGGCGGGACCAACAAGGAGGTCGCCGCCGAACTCGGCGTCGCACCGGGCACGGTGAACCGCTGGCGATCAAGGTTCATCCGGTTGCGGCTGGACGGGCTGATTGACGAGCCCCGCCCCGGCAGGCCGCCCTCGATCCTGCTGGACCAGGTGGAGGACGTGCTCACGGCGACGTTGGAGTCCACCCCGGGCAAGGACACCCACTGGTCGCGGGCCTCGATGGCGAAGCACTCCGGGCTGTCGAAGTCCACCATCGGGCGGATCTGGAAGAAGTTCGACATCAAGCCCCATCTCCAGGACGCGTTCAAGCTCTCCACCGACCCGCAGTTCGTCGCGAAGGTCGTCGACGTCGTCGGCCTGTACCACAACCCACCCGAAAAAGCGGTGGTGCTGTGCGTGGATGAGAAGAGCCAGATCCAGGCGCTGGACCGGTCCCAGCCGGTTCTGCCGATGATGCCCGGCATGCCCGAGCGGCGCACCCATGACTACTACAGGCACGGCATCACCAGCCTGTTCGCCGCCTTCAACATCGCCGACGGCAGCGTCATATCAGCACTGCACCGCCGCCACCGGGCCATCGAGTTCAAGAAGTTCCTGACCCGGATCGACAAGGTCGTGCCCGCCGGCCTCGACGTCCACCTGGTCTGTGACAATTACGCCACCCACAACACCGCCGAGATCAAGACGTGGCTGGGAAAACACCCGCGCTTCCACATCCACTTCACCCCCACCGGCTCCTCCTGGATGAACCAGGTCGAGCGGTGGTTCGGCCTGTTGACGGACAAGCTCATCCGCCGCGGCGTGCACACCTCCGTGAAGGCCCTCGAGCAAGACATCACGGCATGGATCGAGGGATGGAACGAGAACCCCAGGCCCTTCACCTGGACCAAGACCGCCGACGAGATCCTGAACTCCCTCGCCGACTACCTCACGAAAATCAATCCGTAG
- a CDS encoding helicase associated domain-containing protein produces MTWQRCFHLVRLHLDAGGTLPTMAGEVVRQGEDLGRWVQSVRLGWDKLTGVQQWMCEQVLGIEPATEDEKPKLRTSQAQKWALHLAAARQFFEREGHLWVPRKHVETITTGGSGEDQERRVVHLKLGAWVGNQRSRAAMLTPERIEQLSQVGMRWT; encoded by the coding sequence GTGACGTGGCAGCGGTGCTTCCACCTGGTCCGGCTGCACCTGGACGCGGGCGGGACGCTGCCCACCATGGCGGGCGAAGTCGTGCGCCAGGGCGAGGATCTGGGGCGGTGGGTTCAGTCGGTGAGGCTTGGGTGGGACAAGCTCACCGGGGTGCAGCAGTGGATGTGCGAACAGGTCCTCGGGATCGAGCCCGCGACCGAGGACGAGAAGCCGAAACTGCGTACGAGCCAGGCACAGAAGTGGGCGCTGCACCTCGCCGCGGCCCGGCAGTTCTTCGAGCGCGAGGGGCACCTTTGGGTGCCGCGCAAGCACGTCGAGACGATCACCACCGGGGGCAGCGGCGAGGACCAGGAGCGGCGGGTCGTACATCTGAAGCTCGGTGCGTGGGTTGGGAACCAACGCTCCCGCGCCGCGATGCTGACGCCCGAGCGAATCGAGCAACTGTCCCAGGTCGGGATGCGGTGGACGTGA